The proteins below come from a single Eucalyptus grandis isolate ANBG69807.140 chromosome 3, ASM1654582v1, whole genome shotgun sequence genomic window:
- the LOC104439264 gene encoding MDIS1-interacting receptor like kinase 2: MVSSVLQSNYSPLATFLFLSLFFVYTTSFHGAGAFASSTSSFTVNVTENKDEAEALLNWKYTLDNHSQFLLSSWHGNNPCVFTGVACDDYGAVTHLNFSYLGLRGTLDGLDFSRITHVVSLELGNNSIYGSIPSSVGNLSKLNCFDLCGNELSGNIPLGIGSIPSEIGRLTSLIELDLSVNNFTGSIPCSLGNLTSLSILNLHRNDFTGPTFLAKFGNLTELDISKDALSGSMPQEIYDLRRLKRSIPFELGNTQFLEVLDLSHNMLNEDIPRELGDLRMLQVLNISHNNLCGSIAHVFGDALALTSIDVSYNDLEGPLPNVKAFIEAPFEAIQHNKGLCGNLVGLPKCNSTMNKKSIRRINTRIVVVLILSLLGFLLLYCTFTILVIINHHQRRIIKRENNERANDLDFMRILGYDGKVFYDRIVKATRGFDSEYYVGQGAYGIVYKAKISEDQMVAVKKISSSQEDSEIVDLIPFEREIQALRNIRHRNIVKFYGFCSHAQRCFLVYEYMERGSLRTIFNGIRE, translated from the exons ATGGTTTCGTCTGTATTGCAGTCCAATTACTCTCCTTTAGCTACCTTCTTGTTCTTGTCGCTCTTCTTCGTCTACACCACTTCATTTCATGGTGCCGGCGCTTTTGCATCCTCCACTTCTTCATTCACTGTCAACGTGACTGAGAATAAGGATGAAGCAGAAGCTCTCTTAAATTGGAAATATACTCTTGACAATCATAGTCAATTTCTCCTCTCTTCATGGCATGGCAACAATCCTTGCGTCTTTACTGGCGTCGCTTGTGATGACTATGGAGCTGTCACCCATCTAAATTTTTCCTATCTTGGTTTGAGAGGAACTCTAGATGGCCTTGACTTCTCACGCATAACCCATGTGGTTAGCTTGGAACTTGGCAACAACTCAATTTATGGCTCCATCCCCTCAAGTGTCGGTAACCTTTCCAAACTCAACTGTTTTGATCTTTGTGGCAATGAATTGTCTGGGAACATTCCTCTAGGTATAG GATCCATCCCTTCAGAAATCGGAAGGCTCACTTCCCTTATTGAACTTGACCTATCAGTCAACAATTTTACTGGCTCAATTCCTTGCTCCCTTGGAAACTTGACAAGTTTATCTATTCTTAACCTCCACCGAAATGATTTCACCGGTCCTActtttcttgcaaaatttggCAACTTAACGGAATTAGACATTTCAAAGGATGCCCTTTCTGGTTCCATGCCACAAGAAATATATGACTTGAGGAGGTTGAAG AGAAGCATCCCTTTTGAGTTAGGCAATACACAATTCCTTGAAGTTCTTGACTTGAGTCATAATATGTTGAATGAAGACATACCAAGAGAGCTTGGAGATCTGAGAATGCTACAAGTTCTAAACATCTCCCACAACAACCTTTGCGGTTCCATTGCACATGTTTTTGGTGATGCGTTGGCCTTGACCTCCATTGATGTATCCTACAATGACCTGGAAGGTCCTCTCCCAAATGTCAAGGCTTTCATTGAGGCTCCATTTGAGGCAATTCAGCATAACAAAGGGCTATGTGGAAATCTTGTTGGTTTACCAAAATGCAATTCTACCATGAACAAGAAAAGCATTAGACGCATTAATACTAGAATCGTAGTTGTCCTGATTCTCTCATTGTTGGGGTTTCTCCTTCTCTATTGCACCTTCACCATTCTTGTCATCATCAATCACCATCAAAGAAGGATAATTAAGAGGGAGAACAATGAACGGGCAAATGATTTAGATTTTATGCGTATTTTAGGTTATGATGGCAAGGTTTTCTATGATCGAATCGTCAAAGCCACCAGAGGATTTGACTCTGAGTACTATGTGGGTCAAGGAGCATATGGAATTGTTTATAAAGCCAAGATATCAGAAGATCAAATGGTTGCTGTCAAGAAAATCTCATCATCTCAGGAAGATAGCGAGATTGTTGATTTGATAccatttgaaagggaaattcaAGCCTTGAGAAATATACGCCATCGCAACATAGTGAAATTTTATGGGTTCTGCTCTCATGCCCAACGTTGTTTTCTGGTGTACGAGTACATGGAAAGAGGGAGCTTGAGAACAATTTTCAATGGGATAAGAGAGTAA
- the LOC104436872 gene encoding disease resistance protein RUN1-like isoform X2 has protein sequence MMSIQSRKREEPTHSEDPNSRASSSSNAPHGGDHEGEDKWPKGNAYEVFLNFRGIDTRKNFTDYLYTSLTDAGIHVFRDDNELCVGEEIGPELLCNITQSTISIPIISKNYVSSKWCLHELVQMLKCKRSKGQIVLPIFYKVEPSQVRHPIGRWREAIDAHKKNMEEMVVKEWEEALKEVSFLKGWESEKIDNGHEGTLVKIIVKKVMGELKRLFQLNLPKQLVGIEDHVQLMSNMDAEFNGTKIIGIYGMGGIGKTTLAKVLYNKLSSHFDYCSFLANIRETSERNGIECVQKQLIHDITRSSYDVSNVDEGVSFIKSRFMGKKVLVLLDDIDDNTQLNALVGDGSWVEAGSIVIITTRNKSILDEANVGYMYQLNELSLDQSLILFSRHAFRKDSPPSDYEVISSDVVSTTGGLPLALEVIGSFLWRKKKDLWKGTLKKLKKVPHEKVQEKLKISYDALDYREQQIFLDIACLFTRTLKQNPTYMWDACDFFPGMGIEVLSLRSLIETEGNGVFLLMHDQLRDLGREIVYLENPREPQKRSRLWIGQEALDVLDHCKLQGTKKIEALSLGTCGVGRRYTAEQFKELTNLRFLQVDGVDFIGDFQSLLPKLRWLQWNKCPSNFTAANFHLKKLVVLDLSYSAISEDWGGWVPLKMATELKVLNLNNCQSLKRTPDLSTFRRLEILTLINCKNLEELHLSIGNLASLIELDVGYSSITKLPESIENMQNLRILNIYCTNITELPDAIGMLAELQKLVVWKCKNLERLPSNICKLISLKKLNVGVCEKLRELPELPSGLTDLEIGCQGQSLPHLSQLTRLKKLYLRCCHRLEFVPELPIGLSELSVFRCEILKALTNLSDLKHLRSFYIKDCPSLEGSPDVSNFRRTQMRELGWKGMQLYPGDLLFYRE, from the exons ATGATGTCCAtccaatcaagaaaaag AGAAGAACCCACTCACTCAGAAGATCCGAATTCCAGGGCGTCTTCCTCATCGAATGCTCCACACGGAGGAGATCATGAAGGGGAAGACAAATGGCCCAAAGGGAATGCCTACGAAGTGTTCTTGAACTTTAGAGGGATAGATACACGCAAAAATTTCACTGACTATCTCTATACTAGTCTTACCGATGCAGGAATTCATGTGTTCAGAGACGACAATGAGCTCTGTGTTGGTGAGGAGATTGGTCCGGAGCTTCTCTGCAACATTACGCAGTCCACGATCTCTATCCCAATTATTTCCAAGAACTATGTTtccagcaaatggtgccttcaTGAGTTGGTTCAGATGTTAAAGTGCAAGAGGAGTAAAGGGCAAATAGTattgcccatattttacaaagtggaaccctCACAAGTGCGACATCCTATAGGGAGATGGAGAGAAGCTATCGATGCACATAAAAAGAATATGGAGGAAATGGTTGTGAAGGAATGGGAAGAAGCACTCAAAGAAGTTAGCTTCTTGAAAGGATGGGAATCGGAGAAAATTGATAATGG GCATGAAGGAACATTGGTTAAGATTATTGTGAAAAAGGTTATGGGCGAGTTAAAAAGACTTTTTCAGCTAAATCTTCCTAAACAGTTAGTGGGAATCGAGGATCATGTGCAACTTATGAGCAACATGGATGCTGAATTCAATGGTACAAAgattattggaatttatggaatgggcggcatcggtaagacaactcttgcaaAGGTGTTATACAACAAACTCTCTAGTCATTTTGACTATTGTAGCTTCTTGGCAAATATCCGAGAAACATCCGAGCGTAATGGTATTGAATGTGTACAAAAGCAACTCATTCATGACATAACAAGAAGTTCATATGATGTGTCTAATGTCGATGAAGGAGTCAGTTTCATTAAATCTCGATTTATGGGGAAGAAAGTCCTAGTTCTTCTAGATGATATTGATGATAACACTCAACTGAATGCTTTGGTCGGGGACGGTAGTTGGGTTGAAGCGGGAagtatagtcatcatcacaactagaaacaaaagcattctcGATGAAGCTAACGTGGGCTACATGTACCAACTCAACGAGTTATCTTTAgatcaatcattgattttatttagtagaCATGCCTTTCGAAAGGATTCTCCTCCGAGTGATTATGAGGTTATCTCTAGTGATGTCGTATCTACTACTGGGGGGCTCCCGTTAGCTCTTGAAGTTATAGGTTCGTTCttatggagaaagaaaaaagacttATGGAAAggtacattaaaaaaattaaagaaagtgcCCCATGAGAAAGTGCAAGAGAAGTTGAAAATAAGTTATGACGCATTAGATTATAGGgaacaacaaatatttttggatatagcaTGCCTTTTCACCAGAACActtaaacaaaatccaacttatatgTGGGATGCTTGTGATTTTTTCCCTGGGATGGGGATTGAAGTATTAAGTCTTAGATCCCTAATTGAAACTGAAGGAAATGGAGTGTTTTTAttgatgcatgatcaattgagagatcttggaagggaaattgtttaTCTAGAAAATCCAAGGGAGCCTCAAAAGCGTAGCAGATTGTGGATTGGTCAGGAAGCCCTAGATGTGCTTGACCATTGCAAG TTGCAGGGCACCAAAAAGATTGAAGCCCTTTCTCTTGGCACATGTGGTGTGGGAAGAAGATACACAGCCGAACAATTTAAAGAATTGACCAACTTGAGGTTCCTCCAAGTAGATGGTGTGGATTTCATCGGAGATTTCCAAAGCTTACTTCCTAAATTAAGATGGCTTCAGTGGAATAAGTGTCCCTCGAATTTCACTGCGGCCAACTttcatttgaagaaattagttGTACTCGATTTGTCATACAGTGCAATTTCAGAGGACTGGGGAGGATGGGTTCCACTCAAG ATGGCGACTGAGCTCAAAGTTCTCAACCTCAATAATTGTCAATCTTTGAAAAGAACTCCCGACTTGTCCACTTTCAGAAGGTTGGAGATTTTGACTCTTATAAATTGTAAGAATTTGGAAGAGCTTCATCTTTCTATTGGAAATTTGGCATCATTGATTGAGCTGGACGTAGGATACTCATCGATTACCAAATTACCCGAAAGTATTGAGAATATGCAAAATTTGAGGATCTTAAATATTTATTGTACTAACATAACAGAATTGCCCGATGCCATTGGGATGTTGGCAGAACTCCAAAAGTTAGTGGTTTGGAAATGCAAAAACCTGGAGCGATTACCTAGTAATATATGCAAACTGATTTCGCTAAAGAAGCTTAACGTTGGTGTATGTGAAAAGCTTCGGGAATTACCAGAACTGCCCTCCGGCTTAACAGATCTAGAGATCGGCTGCCAGGGGCAGTCTTTGCCCCATCTTTCCCAGCTAACCCGTCTCAAGAAACTCTATCTTCGCTGTTGCCATCGGCTTGAATTTGTCCCAGAGCTTCCCATTGGACTATCAGAGCTTAGTGTTTTCAGATGCGAAATATTGAAAGCCTTGACTAATTTGTCAGACTTGAAACACTTGCGATCTTTCTATATAAAAGATTGCCCATCTCTGGAAGGATCGCCCGACGTGTCGAATTTTAGGCGTACGCAGATGAGAGAACTTGGCTGGAAAGGTATGCAGTTATATCCGGGGGACTTACTATTCTACCGTGAGTAG
- the LOC104436872 gene encoding disease resistance protein RUN1-like isoform X1, producing MVFPFFSFLSNSFRFFSRHFPLNLNCQLNCKREEPTHSEDPNSRASSSSNAPHGGDHEGEDKWPKGNAYEVFLNFRGIDTRKNFTDYLYTSLTDAGIHVFRDDNELCVGEEIGPELLCNITQSTISIPIISKNYVSSKWCLHELVQMLKCKRSKGQIVLPIFYKVEPSQVRHPIGRWREAIDAHKKNMEEMVVKEWEEALKEVSFLKGWESEKIDNGHEGTLVKIIVKKVMGELKRLFQLNLPKQLVGIEDHVQLMSNMDAEFNGTKIIGIYGMGGIGKTTLAKVLYNKLSSHFDYCSFLANIRETSERNGIECVQKQLIHDITRSSYDVSNVDEGVSFIKSRFMGKKVLVLLDDIDDNTQLNALVGDGSWVEAGSIVIITTRNKSILDEANVGYMYQLNELSLDQSLILFSRHAFRKDSPPSDYEVISSDVVSTTGGLPLALEVIGSFLWRKKKDLWKGTLKKLKKVPHEKVQEKLKISYDALDYREQQIFLDIACLFTRTLKQNPTYMWDACDFFPGMGIEVLSLRSLIETEGNGVFLLMHDQLRDLGREIVYLENPREPQKRSRLWIGQEALDVLDHCKGTKKIEALSLGTCGVGRRYTAEQFKELTNLRFLQVDGVDFIGDFQSLLPKLRWLQWNKCPSNFTAANFHLKKLVVLDLSYSAISEDWGGWVPLKMATELKVLNLNNCQSLKRTPDLSTFRRLEILTLINCKNLEELHLSIGNLASLIELDVGYSSITKLPESIENMQNLRILNIYCTNITELPDAIGMLAELQKLVVWKCKNLERLPSNICKLISLKKLNVGVCEKLRELPELPSGLTDLEIGCQGQSLPHLSQLTRLKKLYLRCCHRLEFVPELPIGLSELSVFRCEILKALTNLSDLKHLRSFYIKDCPSLEGSPDVSNFRRTQMRELGWKGMQLYPGDLLFYRE from the exons atggTCTTTCcgttcttttcctttctctccaaTTCCTTTCGTTTCTTTTCACGTCATTTCCCTCTCAACTTAAATTGCCAATTGAATTGTAAAAGAGAAGAACCCACTCACTCAGAAGATCCGAATTCCAGGGCGTCTTCCTCATCGAATGCTCCACACGGAGGAGATCATGAAGGGGAAGACAAATGGCCCAAAGGGAATGCCTACGAAGTGTTCTTGAACTTTAGAGGGATAGATACACGCAAAAATTTCACTGACTATCTCTATACTAGTCTTACCGATGCAGGAATTCATGTGTTCAGAGACGACAATGAGCTCTGTGTTGGTGAGGAGATTGGTCCGGAGCTTCTCTGCAACATTACGCAGTCCACGATCTCTATCCCAATTATTTCCAAGAACTATGTTtccagcaaatggtgccttcaTGAGTTGGTTCAGATGTTAAAGTGCAAGAGGAGTAAAGGGCAAATAGTattgcccatattttacaaagtggaaccctCACAAGTGCGACATCCTATAGGGAGATGGAGAGAAGCTATCGATGCACATAAAAAGAATATGGAGGAAATGGTTGTGAAGGAATGGGAAGAAGCACTCAAAGAAGTTAGCTTCTTGAAAGGATGGGAATCGGAGAAAATTGATAATGG GCATGAAGGAACATTGGTTAAGATTATTGTGAAAAAGGTTATGGGCGAGTTAAAAAGACTTTTTCAGCTAAATCTTCCTAAACAGTTAGTGGGAATCGAGGATCATGTGCAACTTATGAGCAACATGGATGCTGAATTCAATGGTACAAAgattattggaatttatggaatgggcggcatcggtaagacaactcttgcaaAGGTGTTATACAACAAACTCTCTAGTCATTTTGACTATTGTAGCTTCTTGGCAAATATCCGAGAAACATCCGAGCGTAATGGTATTGAATGTGTACAAAAGCAACTCATTCATGACATAACAAGAAGTTCATATGATGTGTCTAATGTCGATGAAGGAGTCAGTTTCATTAAATCTCGATTTATGGGGAAGAAAGTCCTAGTTCTTCTAGATGATATTGATGATAACACTCAACTGAATGCTTTGGTCGGGGACGGTAGTTGGGTTGAAGCGGGAagtatagtcatcatcacaactagaaacaaaagcattctcGATGAAGCTAACGTGGGCTACATGTACCAACTCAACGAGTTATCTTTAgatcaatcattgattttatttagtagaCATGCCTTTCGAAAGGATTCTCCTCCGAGTGATTATGAGGTTATCTCTAGTGATGTCGTATCTACTACTGGGGGGCTCCCGTTAGCTCTTGAAGTTATAGGTTCGTTCttatggagaaagaaaaaagacttATGGAAAggtacattaaaaaaattaaagaaagtgcCCCATGAGAAAGTGCAAGAGAAGTTGAAAATAAGTTATGACGCATTAGATTATAGGgaacaacaaatatttttggatatagcaTGCCTTTTCACCAGAACActtaaacaaaatccaacttatatgTGGGATGCTTGTGATTTTTTCCCTGGGATGGGGATTGAAGTATTAAGTCTTAGATCCCTAATTGAAACTGAAGGAAATGGAGTGTTTTTAttgatgcatgatcaattgagagatcttggaagggaaattgtttaTCTAGAAAATCCAAGGGAGCCTCAAAAGCGTAGCAGATTGTGGATTGGTCAGGAAGCCCTAGATGTGCTTGACCATTGCAAG GGCACCAAAAAGATTGAAGCCCTTTCTCTTGGCACATGTGGTGTGGGAAGAAGATACACAGCCGAACAATTTAAAGAATTGACCAACTTGAGGTTCCTCCAAGTAGATGGTGTGGATTTCATCGGAGATTTCCAAAGCTTACTTCCTAAATTAAGATGGCTTCAGTGGAATAAGTGTCCCTCGAATTTCACTGCGGCCAACTttcatttgaagaaattagttGTACTCGATTTGTCATACAGTGCAATTTCAGAGGACTGGGGAGGATGGGTTCCACTCAAG ATGGCGACTGAGCTCAAAGTTCTCAACCTCAATAATTGTCAATCTTTGAAAAGAACTCCCGACTTGTCCACTTTCAGAAGGTTGGAGATTTTGACTCTTATAAATTGTAAGAATTTGGAAGAGCTTCATCTTTCTATTGGAAATTTGGCATCATTGATTGAGCTGGACGTAGGATACTCATCGATTACCAAATTACCCGAAAGTATTGAGAATATGCAAAATTTGAGGATCTTAAATATTTATTGTACTAACATAACAGAATTGCCCGATGCCATTGGGATGTTGGCAGAACTCCAAAAGTTAGTGGTTTGGAAATGCAAAAACCTGGAGCGATTACCTAGTAATATATGCAAACTGATTTCGCTAAAGAAGCTTAACGTTGGTGTATGTGAAAAGCTTCGGGAATTACCAGAACTGCCCTCCGGCTTAACAGATCTAGAGATCGGCTGCCAGGGGCAGTCTTTGCCCCATCTTTCCCAGCTAACCCGTCTCAAGAAACTCTATCTTCGCTGTTGCCATCGGCTTGAATTTGTCCCAGAGCTTCCCATTGGACTATCAGAGCTTAGTGTTTTCAGATGCGAAATATTGAAAGCCTTGACTAATTTGTCAGACTTGAAACACTTGCGATCTTTCTATATAAAAGATTGCCCATCTCTGGAAGGATCGCCCGACGTGTCGAATTTTAGGCGTACGCAGATGAGAGAACTTGGCTGGAAAGGTATGCAGTTATATCCGGGGGACTTACTATTCTACCGTGAGTAG